From one Ignavibacteria bacterium genomic stretch:
- a CDS encoding UbiA family prenyltransferase: protein MKRFFDAIIGSNLYISAAALLLAIQTQIQLTGTARWHPYLFLIFFATLFEYNVHRLTTIIFFPQALESPKHQWVRGNRHLFRIVVVISVLGFCATLFEAKTEVLIALAPFAVLTVFYSMPVSKTARKLFRLREIPYLKIFLIAIVWSAVTVLLPVMYETQTFSSTGIRLMLLERFLFVLAITIPFDIRDMDTDQEGRLRTIPLTLGKASSVKLAITIMIAFTVISMIHYSTVEQWNLVSAFFVSGLTTMYFVGSKRLQSSPWYHYGILDGTMIVQALLVLLLNTL, encoded by the coding sequence ATGAAACGGTTTTTTGATGCCATCATCGGGTCAAACCTGTATATCTCTGCGGCAGCTCTTCTGCTCGCCATTCAAACGCAGATACAGCTAACAGGAACTGCACGGTGGCATCCGTACCTGTTTTTGATTTTCTTCGCAACTCTGTTCGAATACAATGTACACCGGCTTACAACAATCATCTTCTTTCCACAGGCATTGGAATCGCCTAAGCACCAGTGGGTGCGCGGGAACAGGCATCTCTTCCGAATCGTTGTTGTGATATCGGTACTTGGATTTTGTGCAACGCTGTTTGAAGCCAAGACCGAAGTGCTCATTGCCTTAGCCCCCTTCGCAGTACTGACAGTATTCTATTCAATGCCTGTGTCGAAAACTGCGAGGAAGCTCTTTAGACTGCGTGAAATACCGTATTTAAAAATTTTTCTTATTGCCATTGTGTGGTCAGCCGTTACCGTTCTCCTTCCGGTAATGTACGAGACTCAAACGTTCAGCAGTACCGGCATCCGGCTAATGCTGCTCGAGCGTTTCTTGTTTGTGCTTGCGATAACCATACCTTTCGACATACGAGACATGGACACCGATCAGGAAGGCAGACTACGAACTATACCGCTTACACTCGGCAAGGCCTCATCGGTAAAGCTGGCTATCACTATCATGATCGCATTTACCGTCATTAGTATGATTCATTACAGTACAGTTGAACAATGGAATCTCGTTTCTGCCTTTTTTGTCAGCGGCCTCACCACGATGTACTTTGTAGGAAGCAAGCGTTTGCAGAGCTCACCATGGTATCATTACGGTATCCTAGACGGTACGATGATTGTACAGGCATTGTTGGTTCTTTTACTAAATACGCTCTAA
- a CDS encoding DUF4142 domain-containing protein: MKLHRAAIRLAAILVVAAFTSVTVLAQNGPKLTDPEIASIAVTANQIDVNYGKNALAKLHNPDVKHFAETMIKDHEAIIKQATELAAKLGVKPKTNPTTKSLLKAEKETNAKLAKVKGEAYDKAYIDNEVAYHESVINTVNNVLIPQTTNAELKDFLVKAGPLLNHHLEMAKMAQSKVK; encoded by the coding sequence ATGAAACTGCACAGGGCAGCCATTCGCCTGGCGGCTATTCTTGTTGTTGCCGCCTTCACTTCAGTAACTGTATTAGCGCAAAACGGACCAAAGCTTACCGATCCGGAAATTGCTTCGATAGCTGTAACTGCGAACCAGATAGACGTTAATTATGGAAAGAATGCTCTTGCAAAGCTGCACAATCCGGATGTAAAGCATTTTGCGGAAACAATGATTAAGGACCACGAAGCCATTATCAAGCAGGCAACGGAGCTGGCAGCCAAGCTTGGCGTGAAGCCCAAAACAAATCCAACAACAAAATCGTTGCTCAAGGCCGAAAAAGAAACCAATGCAAAACTTGCTAAGGTAAAAGGTGAAGCATACGATAAGGCATATATTGACAATGAAGTTGCATATCACGAGTCGGTTATTAACACCGTTAATAATGTGCTCATCCCCCAAACGACAAATGCTGAATTAAAAGATTTCCTTGTTAAAGCGGGCCCACTACTTAACCATCACCTCGAAATGGCAAAAATGGCTCAGTCGAAAGTGAAGTAA
- a CDS encoding VCBS repeat-containing protein, whose product MLLRCIIFLAVAGICAAGVQPKVIWVFTVNDLAHGQTAAADIDGDGKLEIVFGCYRNDSTVYALNAEDGSLLWKYNTSLPTREGCNDVAPVIYDVDGDGMPEVIVPASCTDSTYCFNGADGSIKWTVKTRGSGSPPTIADIDGDGIPEILHGEFGGYVICINALDGTVKWEIAVDTKSWIQTAPTIVDINNDGDLDFIVATWNAVDTLNNKVYAYRRKDQKLLWTFPVTDVIYHGSAIADLDGDGRPELVIGSYNDTLYCINADDGALKWKYSLGKYYYVGGPAQIADLDNDGNCDVFFISRNTFTALKGNGEILWQKTLKDYDDCFRGAAIADITNDEYPDVVFGTSKGRLIALNGNDGSEIFTFDLRKEFNDTLFRIDHAPLIADFDGDGLLDAFIVGGYSVMPDFSGNYGKACLVSLGKGKGPDWLMFQNNILRNSEMCPLPTSTVMEAVSPEIEVSVIPNPVTVGSVLQITSPTETVFTWRAVTIQGRTVSGPHTAYLETGANTIPLSSFPGLVSGTYYIVFSSGNQQRTIQITVP is encoded by the coding sequence ATGCTGTTGCGTTGTATCATCTTTCTTGCAGTTGCGGGGATCTGCGCCGCTGGTGTCCAGCCCAAGGTTATATGGGTCTTTACTGTGAACGATCTCGCTCACGGTCAGACGGCTGCTGCCGATATCGACGGTGACGGGAAACTGGAAATTGTCTTCGGATGTTACCGAAACGACAGTACCGTGTACGCACTCAATGCCGAAGACGGCTCGCTGTTGTGGAAGTACAATACCTCCCTCCCTACGCGCGAGGGTTGCAACGATGTTGCCCCGGTTATTTATGATGTTGATGGCGACGGAATGCCGGAGGTAATTGTGCCGGCATCCTGTACCGACTCTACCTACTGCTTTAACGGCGCCGACGGCTCAATAAAGTGGACAGTGAAAACCCGTGGGAGCGGCTCACCGCCCACCATCGCCGATATCGACGGCGATGGAATACCGGAAATCCTGCATGGTGAATTTGGCGGATACGTGATTTGCATTAACGCACTCGATGGGACCGTAAAGTGGGAAATCGCGGTTGATACAAAGTCATGGATACAAACCGCACCAACCATCGTTGATATTAATAACGATGGTGATCTTGACTTCATCGTTGCAACATGGAACGCAGTTGACACTCTCAACAACAAGGTGTACGCATACCGGCGGAAGGATCAGAAGCTGCTCTGGACGTTTCCGGTTACCGACGTTATCTATCACGGAAGCGCGATTGCCGACCTGGATGGCGATGGCAGGCCGGAGCTGGTGATTGGAAGCTACAACGATACCCTGTATTGCATAAATGCTGACGACGGCGCACTAAAGTGGAAATACAGTCTGGGGAAATACTACTACGTTGGCGGTCCGGCCCAAATCGCCGATCTTGACAACGACGGCAACTGTGATGTGTTTTTCATCTCACGCAATACATTTACCGCCCTGAAAGGCAACGGAGAAATACTATGGCAGAAAACCCTGAAAGACTACGACGACTGCTTTCGCGGAGCTGCCATCGCTGATATTACAAATGATGAGTATCCCGATGTAGTTTTCGGAACATCAAAGGGTCGGCTTATTGCTCTGAACGGAAACGACGGCAGCGAGATTTTTACATTCGACCTGAGGAAAGAATTTAACGACACCCTGTTTAGAATTGATCACGCACCACTCATTGCCGATTTTGATGGCGACGGTCTGCTTGATGCATTCATTGTAGGAGGATACTCGGTCATGCCTGATTTTTCAGGCAACTACGGTAAAGCGTGTCTGGTTAGTCTTGGCAAGGGTAAGGGACCAGACTGGCTGATGTTTCAAAATAACATCCTTCGTAACAGTGAGATGTGCCCGCTGCCGACGAGCACTGTAATGGAAGCCGTATCACCTGAAATCGAAGTTTCAGTTATTCCCAATCCAGTTACCGTGGGCTCAGTGCTGCAGATAACATCACCTACTGAAACTGTTTTCACCTGGCGTGCCGTCACCATTCAGGGTCGCACTGTATCGGGTCCGCATACAGCCTACCTCGAAACCGGAGCGAACACCATACCACTCAGCAGCTTCCCGGGTCTCGTAAGCGGTACCTACTACATCGTCTTCAGCAGCGGCAATCAACAACGAACAATTCAGATTACCGTGCCTTAG
- a CDS encoding type 2 isopentenyl-diphosphate Delta-isomerase encodes MITNRKEEHVQLAISGDVGFRELTNGLEEVRLPYNALPELNFSGISTEVDFLGKRLSLPLIISGMTGGYPDAERINTGLAESAAALGIAMGVGSMRAAFDRPETRSSYTVLQSISTAVPVITNIGAVQLAEWYRKGALADRINECIELVGASVVGIHINPLQEMLQPEGEPDFSGVLEAISAAVDLSPLPVMVKEVGAGISGAAAHKLVKTGVACIDVAGAGGTSWAAIEIKRHQEQDKLQEFREVGISTAECIRQVAALRKQHPTQHSNHSPFPTIVGSGGISSGYDIARALYLGADLCATARPVLQAFATGGTAQVIQLIGDWTLRLRQWMFITGAATPQQLTMMDKTQA; translated from the coding sequence ATGATTACAAACCGCAAGGAAGAGCATGTCCAGCTTGCCATCAGTGGCGACGTTGGGTTTCGGGAGCTCACGAACGGACTCGAAGAGGTACGTCTCCCCTACAATGCTCTGCCCGAGCTGAACTTCAGCGGCATTAGTACAGAAGTTGACTTCCTGGGGAAACGATTATCATTGCCGCTCATCATCAGCGGAATGACAGGCGGTTACCCTGATGCGGAGCGTATTAACACAGGCCTTGCCGAAAGTGCTGCCGCATTAGGAATCGCAATGGGCGTCGGCTCGATGCGGGCCGCATTTGACCGGCCCGAAACAAGAAGTTCATATACTGTTTTACAATCGATCTCGACCGCAGTGCCCGTGATTACCAACATTGGTGCCGTTCAGCTTGCCGAGTGGTACAGGAAGGGGGCTTTGGCAGACCGTATTAACGAGTGTATTGAGCTTGTTGGTGCATCGGTGGTGGGGATTCACATCAATCCGCTTCAGGAGATGCTGCAACCCGAAGGTGAGCCGGATTTTTCAGGAGTACTTGAAGCGATCAGCGCTGCGGTGGACCTGTCGCCACTCCCGGTAATGGTCAAGGAAGTTGGCGCAGGAATATCCGGCGCGGCAGCTCATAAACTCGTAAAGACAGGAGTTGCATGCATTGATGTTGCAGGTGCCGGCGGAACAAGCTGGGCAGCGATTGAAATCAAGCGCCATCAGGAGCAGGATAAGCTTCAGGAGTTTCGCGAAGTAGGAATCAGCACTGCCGAATGCATCAGGCAAGTTGCTGCTCTGCGGAAACAACATCCCACACAGCACTCAAACCATAGCCCCTTTCCGACAATCGTTGGCAGCGGCGGAATATCAAGCGGATACGACATTGCCCGTGCATTATATCTTGGTGCCGATCTTTGTGCAACCGCACGGCCGGTACTGCAGGCATTTGCTACAGGCGGGACCGCACAAGTTATTCAACTTATTGGTGATTGGACATTACGGTTGCGGCAGTGGATGTTTATTACCGGTGCGGCTACACCACAACAACTAACGATGATGGACAAGACGCAGGCATGA
- a CDS encoding polyprenyl synthetase family protein translates to MTIQQKLEQIEAALAQALVQYRDPAELYDPVHYVLSAGGKRIRPLLVLLATEAVGGETTDAMNAALAIEMLHNFTLVHDDIMDRSSLRRGRATAHIQFDENSAILSGDVIVGIASKLLSASAQHSHNPSAVFDVFSQGFIDVCEGQALDVAFTKRTDVHPDEYFGMIERKTARLLETSVHIGALVGNGDPQHTSALRTFARDIGLAFQMQDDILDVEGSHGFGKTPGGDLIEGKRTWLMLRAREKATGKPEFQELVQTFFSQNGIAPTQVEQMRTHLIQEGVLAEGTAMVEKLTEEAFVHLHKLPDSTARQHLEELATTLMERTT, encoded by the coding sequence ATGACAATACAGCAAAAACTGGAACAGATCGAGGCGGCACTGGCCCAGGCGCTGGTGCAGTATCGTGATCCCGCAGAGCTGTACGATCCGGTGCATTACGTACTCAGCGCCGGAGGTAAGCGGATACGCCCGCTGCTGGTATTGCTTGCCACAGAGGCCGTCGGAGGTGAGACTACAGACGCAATGAATGCAGCACTTGCAATTGAGATGCTCCATAATTTTACATTGGTGCATGACGATATTATGGACCGGTCGTCACTGCGCCGCGGACGCGCAACAGCGCATATACAGTTCGATGAAAACTCAGCAATCCTTAGCGGCGACGTTATCGTTGGGATAGCATCGAAGCTTCTTAGCGCCAGTGCACAGCACTCACACAACCCGTCGGCGGTGTTCGATGTCTTCTCGCAAGGCTTTATTGACGTATGTGAAGGACAGGCACTTGACGTAGCCTTTACCAAACGAACTGACGTCCACCCCGACGAATACTTCGGCATGATCGAGCGCAAAACCGCACGTCTGCTTGAAACCAGCGTACACATTGGCGCACTCGTTGGCAACGGCGATCCGCAGCATACAAGCGCACTGCGCACCTTTGCACGTGATATCGGCCTTGCGTTTCAGATGCAGGACGACATCTTAGATGTTGAAGGATCGCACGGATTCGGTAAAACACCGGGGGGCGATCTAATCGAAGGCAAGCGCACGTGGCTGATGTTGCGGGCACGTGAAAAAGCAACTGGTAAGCCCGAATTCCAGGAACTCGTTCAGACATTCTTTTCACAGAATGGCATAGCCCCCACACAGGTAGAACAGATGCGCACACATCTGATTCAGGAAGGCGTGCTGGCAGAAGGGACAGCGATGGTAGAAAAACTTACCGAAGAAGCATTTGTTCATCTCCACAAACTGCCCGACAGTACCGCACGGCAGCATCTGGAAGAATTAGCAACAACCCTGATGGAACGCACAACATAA
- the murD gene encoding UDP-N-acetylmuramoyl-L-alanine--D-glutamate ligase: MAQNITVLGAGKSGLAAAELASQQGNRVFVSESRTEQQCADIKVRLDQLGVESEFGGHTNRALQASTLILSPGIPPTHPIRVEARNRNIEVIGELEYASRFISNKIIAVTGTNGKTTTTALTGYILNNAGTSAVTCGNIGTPLSSLISTLSPDTVVVAEVSSYQLDSIADFHPFISIILNITPDHIGYHGSFQDYVKCKWKIFSRQGGSDIVVLNADDEHTASAASAVRCTTAFFSTQREVKGAFVRGDEVVFRSSSNKEEVLMPTHRLGLPGLHNTYNSMASALASRAFEVSNEAIRESLESFSGVEHRLERVRIYNHITYINDSKATNVNAAWFALASFDRPIVWIAGGRADDNDYSLLDELVATNVKAIVCIGEQADVVFNHWCTTRRCVKAHTLTEAVQAATELAEQHDIVLLSPACKSFDMFSNYEERGRMFKQAVQDLK, encoded by the coding sequence ATGGCACAAAACATTACCGTACTTGGAGCAGGCAAGAGCGGTCTTGCTGCTGCTGAACTTGCCAGTCAGCAGGGTAACCGCGTATTTGTAAGCGAGTCTCGAACAGAACAGCAATGCGCGGACATTAAGGTGCGCCTTGACCAGCTTGGTGTCGAATCCGAGTTCGGTGGTCATACCAACCGTGCATTGCAGGCATCCACCCTCATACTCAGTCCCGGTATCCCGCCAACCCATCCGATAAGGGTTGAAGCCCGAAATCGGAACATCGAAGTCATCGGTGAACTCGAATATGCATCCCGGTTTATCTCCAATAAAATTATTGCCGTCACCGGTACCAACGGGAAAACAACAACAACAGCGCTAACCGGATACATACTAAACAATGCGGGTACATCGGCAGTGACCTGTGGAAACATTGGAACACCGCTCAGTTCGCTGATATCCACATTGAGTCCCGACACCGTCGTAGTGGCTGAAGTAAGCTCATATCAACTGGATAGCATTGCTGACTTCCACCCTTTTATAAGTATTATTCTTAACATTACGCCTGATCATATTGGTTATCATGGAAGTTTTCAAGACTATGTGAAGTGTAAGTGGAAAATCTTTTCTCGACAAGGGGGCTCAGATATTGTAGTTTTGAATGCCGATGATGAGCATACAGCAAGTGCCGCATCGGCAGTCCGTTGCACTACAGCGTTTTTTAGTACTCAGCGTGAAGTGAAAGGCGCATTCGTCCGGGGGGACGAAGTAGTGTTTCGGAGCAGCAGCAACAAAGAGGAGGTACTTATGCCCACACATCGCCTGGGGTTACCCGGGTTGCACAACACATATAATTCCATGGCTTCTGCCTTGGCATCACGAGCCTTCGAGGTCAGCAACGAGGCAATCCGTGAATCTCTGGAATCGTTTTCCGGAGTTGAACACCGCTTAGAGCGTGTTCGCATTTATAACCACATCACCTATATCAATGACAGTAAGGCAACCAACGTCAACGCTGCGTGGTTTGCGTTGGCAAGCTTTGATCGCCCGATTGTCTGGATAGCGGGGGGACGTGCCGATGACAACGATTATTCATTGCTCGACGAACTGGTTGCTACCAACGTCAAAGCAATCGTATGCATCGGCGAGCAGGCAGATGTTGTTTTTAACCACTGGTGTACTACCCGACGCTGCGTAAAAGCACATACGCTGACCGAGGCTGTACAGGCTGCCACCGAGCTTGCCGAACAACATGATATCGTGCTGCTCTCGCCTGCATGCAAGAGTTTTGATATGTTCAGTAACTACGAAGAGCGCGGCCGGATGTTCAAGCAGGCTGTTCAAGACCTGAAGTAA
- a CDS encoding ABC transporter ATP-binding protein translates to MQEPIIEIRGLRKNYGSFTAVDGLDLTVYHGDIYGFLGPNGAGKSTTIRMILSLVKPSAGSITVFGKPLSTHRAEILRKIGCIVERPDFYNYLSAYKNLELLGRLSGADVSKQNIYRMLDMVGLGSRATSKVKTFSHGMKQRLGIAQALIHNPDLVILDEPTTGLDPHGMVDVRDLIVSLAHDHGKTIVLSSHILPEVEHIATRMIIINKGKTVVEGAVADVLRDQDLEQFFMRITKESGKSDITVSL, encoded by the coding sequence GTGCAAGAACCGATAATCGAAATTCGCGGACTGCGAAAGAACTATGGCAGTTTTACTGCCGTTGATGGTCTGGACCTGACCGTATATCATGGTGATATCTACGGCTTCCTGGGTCCGAATGGAGCCGGAAAAAGCACAACAATCCGTATGATCCTGTCGCTGGTAAAGCCATCAGCAGGCAGCATTACAGTTTTTGGGAAGCCCCTTTCCACTCATCGTGCAGAGATTTTACGCAAAATCGGTTGCATTGTTGAACGTCCGGATTTTTACAACTACCTGTCAGCCTACAAAAACCTTGAACTCCTTGGCCGGCTTAGCGGCGCCGATGTAAGCAAGCAGAATATTTACCGAATGCTCGATATGGTGGGTCTTGGCAGCAGGGCAACCAGCAAGGTGAAAACATTTTCGCATGGGATGAAACAACGGCTTGGCATCGCACAGGCGCTAATCCACAACCCGGACCTGGTAATACTCGACGAACCAACAACCGGACTTGACCCGCACGGCATGGTAGACGTGCGCGACTTAATTGTAAGCCTCGCACACGATCACGGAAAAACTATCGTACTCTCATCGCACATTCTGCCTGAAGTTGAACACATAGCTACCCGGATGATCATTATTAACAAGGGCAAGACAGTTGTGGAAGGGGCTGTGGCCGACGTATTACGGGACCAGGATTTAGAGCAGTTTTTTATGCGCATTACAAAGGAATCCGGCAAGTCGGATATCACAGTAAGTTTATGA
- a CDS encoding ABC transporter permease subunit, with translation MIATATRVELSKVFSKWRTYIGFIALGVVIPIVIISLGIEGMKFFSFATQNLQQQFIFSGNLMNGYTTSYLIIGMLYVHVPFLVTLVAGDILAGEATGGTYRLLLTRPLSRATLVNAKYIAVLVSTNLLIVFMAVLSLGLGLLILGSGDMVVVRTKISVITESDILWRFMLAYGFGVVAMTAVSSIAFLLSSFVENAIGPIMTTMAIIIVMLIISSINASWMDAVRPWFFTTHLNSWRYLFDRTVDWTPVVNSSIILFMHSVVCFVVAHFVIHRKDILS, from the coding sequence ATGATTGCAACCGCAACAAGAGTTGAACTGTCGAAGGTGTTTTCAAAATGGCGCACCTATATCGGATTTATCGCCCTGGGGGTGGTAATACCAATTGTTATTATCAGCCTTGGCATCGAGGGGATGAAGTTTTTCTCGTTTGCGACACAAAACCTGCAGCAGCAATTTATCTTTAGCGGCAATCTGATGAACGGATACACGACCTCGTACCTGATCATTGGCATGCTGTACGTGCATGTACCGTTCCTGGTGACGCTGGTCGCAGGCGACATCCTGGCCGGTGAAGCTACCGGCGGAACCTACCGGCTGCTTCTCACCCGTCCGCTCTCACGAGCGACGCTGGTAAATGCCAAATACATTGCCGTCCTGGTAAGTACAAACCTGCTGATCGTATTTATGGCGGTACTAAGTCTCGGACTCGGCCTGCTAATCCTTGGCAGCGGCGACATGGTAGTAGTGCGGACCAAGATTTCGGTGATCACCGAGTCCGACATCTTGTGGCGTTTCATGCTAGCCTACGGCTTTGGCGTGGTGGCGATGACGGCCGTCTCAAGTATCGCCTTTCTGCTCTCGTCGTTTGTGGAAAACGCGATTGGGCCAATCATGACCACGATGGCAATCATCATCGTTATGCTTATCATCTCCTCGATCAACGCCTCGTGGATGGATGCAGTGCGTCCGTGGTTCTTCACCACCCACCTGAACTCATGGCGCTACCTGTTCGACAGGACAGTTGACTGGACACCGGTCGTAAACAGCAGTATCATCCTGTTCATGCACAGCGTAGTTTGCTTTGTCGTCGCACACTTCGTCATCCACCGCAAGGACATTCTCAGTTAG
- a CDS encoding IS256 family transposase, with product MRSKHTHPDLSAAIETLAELAGDEVAALVLNHLELSRHVGVQLMEREVTHLAGERHSHDKPHQGRYSRWGRNPGSLAVGGQKLPVAVPRVYDAETGKTFSPQIYHEMRQAAEPPTYVIESLFRGLGSRNLELVTEALMDSFGLSKSRVSELFVEHSAAILEEFLQRRLDESTYVAVFIDGKCIQGQNIVSVIGVTEAGEKYTLGLTQCTTENAGVITTMFREMISRGFCFDDGLLFVIDGGLGLRKAIEEVFGEYAVIQRCQVHKLRNVLDHLPENARPEWRKLLKQLFSCDDYKHARTMADELIARLQKINPAAAASLKEGIEDVLTLTRLGLRSVFGRSFGTTNVIESANSAIARRTRHVTRWSTGDQRLRWSALALLDAEQSWRRVHNYKRLPILQRAIKDEVNNRIQSNQPKAKVSRFSTKKRT from the coding sequence ATGCGATCCAAACATACGCACCCAGATCTTAGTGCGGCAATCGAAACACTAGCGGAGCTGGCAGGCGACGAAGTCGCGGCACTCGTGTTAAATCATCTGGAGCTGAGCAGACATGTTGGCGTTCAGCTGATGGAACGGGAGGTGACGCACCTAGCCGGGGAGCGCCATAGCCATGACAAGCCTCACCAGGGCCGGTACAGCCGCTGGGGACGTAATCCTGGCAGTCTTGCTGTAGGAGGACAGAAGCTGCCGGTGGCAGTACCCAGGGTGTATGATGCCGAAACCGGGAAGACGTTTTCGCCACAGATCTACCATGAAATGCGCCAGGCCGCGGAGCCACCGACCTACGTGATCGAGTCGTTGTTTCGTGGACTCGGCAGCCGCAATCTGGAGCTGGTTACCGAAGCATTGATGGATTCATTTGGACTCTCAAAGAGTCGGGTTTCTGAGCTTTTCGTTGAGCACAGCGCCGCGATCCTGGAAGAGTTTCTTCAGCGTCGCCTTGACGAGTCAACCTATGTGGCTGTCTTCATCGACGGAAAGTGCATACAGGGTCAGAACATCGTCTCGGTTATTGGCGTAACTGAAGCCGGGGAGAAGTATACGCTGGGGCTAACCCAATGTACGACAGAGAACGCCGGTGTGATCACGACGATGTTTCGCGAGATGATCAGCCGTGGTTTCTGCTTCGATGACGGCCTGTTGTTTGTGATCGACGGCGGGCTAGGCCTTCGAAAGGCGATCGAAGAGGTCTTTGGCGAATATGCCGTCATTCAGCGCTGCCAAGTGCACAAGTTGCGCAATGTGCTTGACCACTTGCCGGAGAACGCACGTCCAGAATGGCGCAAACTTCTGAAGCAATTGTTCTCCTGCGATGACTACAAACACGCACGCACTATGGCTGATGAACTCATAGCACGATTGCAGAAGATCAATCCCGCCGCTGCTGCATCACTCAAGGAGGGCATCGAAGACGTACTGACCCTGACAAGACTCGGCTTACGATCTGTGTTCGGCCGTTCGTTCGGCACGACAAATGTGATCGAGTCGGCGAACTCTGCCATAGCACGTCGTACGAGGCATGTTACGCGATGGTCCACAGGTGATCAGCGGCTACGGTGGTCAGCACTAGCTCTTCTTGATGCCGAACAATCATGGCGGCGAGTGCACAACTATAAACGATTGCCTATTTTGCAACGGGCGATCAAAGACGAGGTCAACAATAGAATCCAGTCCAATCAGCCCAAAGCCAAAGTCTCTAGATTTTCAACTAAGAAACGGACATAG